Part of the Terriglobales bacterium genome is shown below.
TAAAAATATCGTGGTTGGACGCAAAGAAGGCCTCAACGTCTATTACTCGGTCCGCGACAAAACTGTATTCAAACTTCTGGATGTCGCAAAGCAGATCTTCAACAACCAGTTGATCAGCGTGCAAGACATGCTTTCGCAAATGGCTGCTCCGGTTGCAGGCGGACGATGAAATTTTTGTATGAAGTTGAATTTTAGCGAGTGGTTGCCAAAATCTGTTTTGCTGTTGCGGAAATATACCGCAAAACAGTTCCTGTCTGACTTGGTTGCCGGAATCACGGTAGGGCTGGTTGCTCTGCCGCTGGCCATGGCGTTCGCTATCGCTTCTGGTGTGCCGCCGCAGGCAGGCCTCTATTGTGCCATCGTGGCTGGCTTCTTAATCTCCGCATTGGGCGGCTCGAAAACGCAGATCGGCGGTCCCACAGGCGCCTTTGTCGTAGTTGTCTTCGGGATTGTGGCCAAGTACGGCATTGACAGCCTCTACATGTGCACGCTGATGGCCGGGATTTTGCTGGTCGTGCTGGGAATCACCGGGTTAGGCACCGCAGTCAAATTTATTCCACGTCCGGTGGTGGTTGGATTCACCAACGGCATCGCAGTCATTATTGCCAGCACACAAGTCAAAGATTTCTTTGGATTGAAAATCGACAAAGTCCCCGGAGAATTTTGGGGGCGAGTTGAAGTTTTAGTCAAAAACTTCCACACGCTGCAGCCTGCCGAGACGGCGCTGGCGTGCATTGCGCTTACTGTTATTATCCTTTTCAGCCGTTACGTCAAACGTGTTCCTGGATACATCGTCGCTCTCTTTCTGGGGACAACATTAGTATGGCTGTTCAAATTACCCGTGGAAACGATTGGAACGCGCTTCGGTGGAATTCCCTCGGGCCTGCCTCATCTGGTGATTCCCCACTTCCATATCAATCTGCTGCGGCCGCTGATTTCTCCTGCTATCACGGTTGCGATGCTGGGTGCTATTGAATCTCTGATGTCTGCCGTGGTGTCGGACCGCATGAGCGGCGATAAACATAACCCAAACGTTGAGCTTATCGGACAAGGAATAGCCAATATCTTTTCACCGCTTGTTGGAGGTCTGCCGGCCACAGGCGCTATCGCCCGAACAGCCACAAATATCCGCTCAGGCGCCAAGACCCCGGTCTCAGGAATGATTCACGCTTTGACCTTGCTGGCCATCGTTCTTTTTGCGACTCCTATGGCCAAGTTCATTCCGCTCTCGGTCCTGGCAGCAATCTTATTTGTGGTGTCGTACAACATGGGCGAGTGGCGCGAAATCCCTGAGCTGCTCAAGCTTTCGCGCCTGGATATCGGCACATGGCTGCTCACGTTTGCCCTGACCGTGTTTGCCGATTTAACGGTCGCCGTGGAAGCCGGCATGATTATGGCCGCGCTGGTCTACATAAGAAAGGTCACCACCACGACCAGCATTTCCCAGGTTACCTCGGATTACGTTGAGCGGGGGCGCGCTCATATCCTGCAAGACAAACTTATTCCTCCTTACGTGGCGGTGTTTCGAATCCATGGACCATTTCTGTTTGGGGCAACAGAAAAACTTGATGAGATTGCCAACAAGATTTCTGAGCTGCCGCCGGTGGTCATTTTGCGATTAAGGAACATGACAGCTATTGACGCGACCGGCCTGCAGGCGCTGGAACACTTTGCCGACATGGTGAAGGCATCAGGCCGCGGATTGATCCTTTGTGGTGCCCCCAGCCAGCCCGCCCACCTGATGAAGCAATCCGATTTCGAGGAACATGTAGGAAGCCAAAACATCTGCGCCAACGTTGCCGAAGCTCTGGAGAGGGCCAAGATTGTGTATGAAGAGATACGCCCCACTGCGCCCTCGGCTGAACAGTGGGGTAGAAGATCCGAAGACGCACCAGTAACAGCGAAATAGATTTGGCCGGATAAGATTAACGTGAGCGCCGGGCAGGACTTTTATTAACAGCCGATCCAAAGGCCTTCCATACGCGCCAATTGCCGGCATACTCCTTTAACAT
Proteins encoded:
- a CDS encoding metalloregulator ArsR/SmtB family transcription factor, with translation MTDLGRFKAEFFKALAHPLRIAVLDALRGGELGVNDLCALLKVEQSTLSQQLAVLRNKNIVVGRKEGLNVYYSVRDKTVFKLLDVAKQIFNNQLISVQDMLSQMAAPVAGGR
- a CDS encoding SulP family inorganic anion transporter encodes the protein MKLNFSEWLPKSVLLLRKYTAKQFLSDLVAGITVGLVALPLAMAFAIASGVPPQAGLYCAIVAGFLISALGGSKTQIGGPTGAFVVVVFGIVAKYGIDSLYMCTLMAGILLVVLGITGLGTAVKFIPRPVVVGFTNGIAVIIASTQVKDFFGLKIDKVPGEFWGRVEVLVKNFHTLQPAETALACIALTVIILFSRYVKRVPGYIVALFLGTTLVWLFKLPVETIGTRFGGIPSGLPHLVIPHFHINLLRPLISPAITVAMLGAIESLMSAVVSDRMSGDKHNPNVELIGQGIANIFSPLVGGLPATGAIARTATNIRSGAKTPVSGMIHALTLLAIVLFATPMAKFIPLSVLAAILFVVSYNMGEWREIPELLKLSRLDIGTWLLTFALTVFADLTVAVEAGMIMAALVYIRKVTTTTSISQVTSDYVERGRAHILQDKLIPPYVAVFRIHGPFLFGATEKLDEIANKISELPPVVILRLRNMTAIDATGLQALEHFADMVKASGRGLILCGAPSQPAHLMKQSDFEEHVGSQNICANVAEALERAKIVYEEIRPTAPSAEQWGRRSEDAPVTAK